The window CCACAGGTAGGGGATGAGAAACAGGAACGCCATCCCGTAGAGGGCGACGTACAGTCCCACCGTCCGTAGCGACAGCTTCTCGAGGCGCGCTCGCAGTCCGTCGTTCGTCTGTGTGCTCATGAGGAGTCACCTGCCAGTTTGTAGTTGGTCAACGAGACGGCGATGAGTACCACGAAGAGGAAGTAACCAACCGCGGCCGCGTAGCCGAACTCGTGTTGGTTGAACGCCGCCTTGTAGAGGTACATCACTAGGGTGTCTGTCGCGTTGCCGGGACCGCCGCCGGTCATGATGAACACCTGACCGAATATCTGAAACGAGCCGATGAACTGGACAACGGTGACGAACAGCAGCGCCGGTTTCATCTGCGGCAACGTGATGTCCTTGAACGCCCGCCATCCGTGCGCGCCGTCCAGCCTCGCGGCCTCGTAGAGGCGTTCGGGAACGCCCTGACGCGCCGACAGCAGGATGACGAAGTTGAAGCCCATCGTCCACCAGATGGTCGCGATGGCGACGGCGGGCATGCCGAACGTCGCCGAGTTCAGCCAGTTCGGCGGGTTGATTCCAAGCTGTGCGATGTAGTAGTTGAAGACGCCGTAGCTGGGCGCGTACAGCTCGATCCAGATGAGCGCGACGACGGCCACCGTCAGCACGTACGGGCTGAAGAACACCATCCGAAGGAACCGCCGGCCTTTCAGCTGGCGGTTGACACCCAGCGCTAGCCCCAGTGCCAGAATCACCAGCGGCGGCACCGTC of the Haloprofundus salilacus genome contains:
- a CDS encoding carbohydrate ABC transporter permease — its product is MRDRESLEGVLFALPYLVVFSVFLLFPLLKGLYMSLYDWNAIYPTQSEFIFLENYVRMMNDPLFWNALWNTVYFVLLTVPPLVILALGLALGVNRQLKGRRFLRMVFFSPYVLTVAVVALIWIELYAPSYGVFNYYIAQLGINPPNWLNSATFGMPAVAIATIWWTMGFNFVILLSARQGVPERLYEAARLDGAHGWRAFKDITLPQMKPALLFVTVVQFIGSFQIFGQVFIMTGGGPGNATDTLVMYLYKAAFNQHEFGYAAAVGYFLFVVLIAVSLTNYKLAGDSS